TCGAATACATCTGCAAAGAGTAATGCCCCATATACTGGTAAGTTCACATACTCGGATTTCGTTCCGTATTTGGCCATTAATTTTTCAAATTCTTCTATTCCTAAAGACGTAATTTTAAAGGTGTGAATGTCCCGACCGTTGTTTGAACGTACTTCATGTGTTCCTTCAATGAACCCTTTCTCTTCAAGCTGTTGCAAATTGTAATAAAATGAACCTTTCGTATAGTTAACGATATATTTGTAATGGCGTTTTTCCATTAAACTTAATAGTTCGTAGCCATGGGCGCCAGGGTTTTGAATAAGTAATCCAAGGATGAGTAAGGGAATCAAGGGTGCATCACCTTCGCCATCTGTGCTTCAAATTCAGCGTATGTGATTTTGCCCTGAGCTAAATTCATACTGTGAATATAGATCTGTTCATTTTTTGAATAAGTATGATTTATCTTTAGTGATTGATTTTCATCCGCAAGGGGCCCTGAGATATGACACTTATTAGAAAATGCCTCGAAGTAGCGAAAACCGAATTTTCGTTGGGAAACAGCGTTCAAATGAATACCATCTGGATTGGCAGTTAGACCTTCTGCCGATACTACATAACAATTTGGCTGCTCATGAGCAAATCGACGTAATTCTTGGTTGATTTCCTGATACTCTGATGAGTACTTTCCGAAACCTTCTTTCCCTAAGAAATGCCCAAGCTCACCAATGATTAATGGAACGTTTTGAAGGTTTAATTCACTTCGTAACGTTTCAACGATAAGAGATAACTTGTCGTAAAATGTTTCATGGAGAGACTGATGGCTGTCACTTTCACCTTGATGCCAGAGGATGCCACAAATTTCACTCGTTTCAAGAGCAAATCGCGCTTCAGACAAAGCATGTTTGAAAAGAGTGCCTTGCGGGTGCCAATCGTTCAAGGAACTGCCGCCTTCCGCACAAGGAATCAACCCGATTTCATCATCCGGATTAGCTTTTGAACACAGGTCTGCAAAAGAGGCTGCCAGACTTACACCAGCAACAGGACGGTCATAATTAATGGGCTCTGTCATCATTTGCCACTGACCGTTGCGAAGCATTTTTATTTTCTCATTATAGATAGGCTCTACATCATGCAGGAATCCACGACCTGCCATATTCGATTGTCCTAACATTAAAAAAGATTTGATCATTTACTTTTCATTCCTTTACACAATAGTCTAATTAGACTAAGCTAGTATAAAGTCTAATTAGACTATTGTCAATGAAATAGGAGAGGACTGATGATGTTGAAAAGTGTCAGAATGTTAAAAATCTTGATGTGTGTTGGACTATTAAGTTTAAGCCTCTTTGGAAACGGATTAAAGCAGACCGAGGCAAAAGAAAAAGCAACAGGTCATGGGACTGGCCATAAGTTCATGCAACTCGAGAAAAAGTTTGATGCCCGCCTCGGCGTCTATGCGATTGACACCGGTACAAATCAGACGGTGGCTTATCGACCTGATGAACGGTTCGCCTATTCATCCACCTTTAAGGCTTTGGCTGCAGGGTTGGTGCTACAGCAAAACTCGATGGACGAACTTGACGAAGTCATCACCTACACCAGAGATGACCTCGTCACGTATTCTCCCATTACAGAGCAACACGTGGATACCGGTATGACCCTTAGGGAAATTTGCGATGCGGCTATCAGGTACAGCGATAATACGGCAGGGAACCTTTTATTGGAGGAACTCGGAGGACCTGACGGCTTCGAAAATGCACTGAGGCAAATCGGCGATCATGTCACCGAGGCTGATCGCTTTGAGACTGATTTGAACAGTGCCATCCCAGGAGACATCCGTGATACAAGTACAGCAAGAGCACTTGCCACCAACTTGAAGGCTTTGACGGTCGACGACGTGCTCCCGCATGATAAGCGTACCATCCTGACAGATTGGATGCGGGGGAATACTACTGGAGACGAACTGATCCGTGCGGGTGTACCTAAAGGTTGGGAGGTAGGCGATAAAACGGGGGCTGGAGGCTACGGAACGCGAAATGATATCGCTATCGTATGGCCGCCGAATCGAGCCCCCATTATTATCGCGATTCTATCCAGCCGTGATACTGAGGATGCTGCCTATGATAATGAACTTATAGCAAAGGCAGCCAAGGTCGTACTGAAAGAATTTAAGTGATTTTCCGAAACGTCAAAGAATCCGGACAATCCATTTCCTCGTGAAAATCGTATGATTTTAAATAAGATAAAAGTGATCGATCAAGCCACTGCATAGACCAATTCGCTTTTAATCTAAATGGAGAAGAAAAAATGCTAGGGTTAAATCGCTTGCTTCTTCTAAGGAATTAAAACCGTTTCCGGTGGGGGATGAATAAGAAGGTGGAGCTGGATAAAGAGCAGAATGAGTCACTGTGAGGCGATGACTTAGGAGATTGTCGTCTTTCTCTTATAAAATAAAGTTTATCTAGAGTTAGATTCCCTTTTCGAAAAAATTGGTAGTGAGTCCATTGTTGATGTTAATCCAATCGTAATAAAGTGGTTCTGTTAAACTCTAATGTTGAAATATAGTCAAAATAATGAGGAAACCCAAAAAATACAGGGTTTCCTCATTCCTAATACTATCGAACTCGCTAGATAGTGTTAGAGTGGAGGATTTTCCACACCTAAGTGGATCCAATCTTCTTTTGGCGGTCCATAAACGCCAAACGGTTTGATTCCGGCTTGACGCATAAGAATAGTAATTTGGCCACGATGATGAATAATGTGTTTAATTAGTCCCATTAAAACTTGAGCATTTGTTTCTTCCCTGCCAAATGCAATTTGTACTTCTTTCAAGGATTCGTCTGTCCATTGTTGTTCAATGGCTTTGACTGCACTAGAACTTATATTTTTAAACGTTTCAGCCATTTCTTTAGCTGAGGCAGGGACATTTTCCTCATTTTCTACTCCGTCTACATTCAGCCCGAAATGAGTTAAATACTCTGGAATATTTGTCGTGAAATGCCAAACAATCCTACCCAATGAACGACCTTCCGGGTAAACTTTTTGATTCAATGAATCATCCGTTAAACCTTCCAAAACCTCTTGAGTTAACGTTGCCTCCCAATTCCATTCTCTAATAAAGTCTGCAATCGTTACATACATATACCACGCCTCCATAATCCCGTTTCAATAATTACTCATTTATGAAAACACATTATAAAACACTCGTTCGCATTATTCAAATTTCCTCCTTTACTTTTATTTTAAATATTTAATTTATGAATGGCAGTTTAGATTAGCATCCATATAAAAAAAACCAGTCGGGAATTGTTTTGAATTTTCAGTTATCGTATAGTGTAATTATTCCTAATAAATAAAGGAGAATCGAAAATGAGAAAACTTGTTCTATTTATGCACGCATCGCTTGACGGTTTTGTAGAAGGGCCGAAGGGGGATATGGACATTGGATGGGTTTCCTACGATGCTGATCTTGAGAAGCACGCGAAAGAAATTCTGAGTACTGCCGACACTGTCATCTGGGGTCGTGGGACATACCAGATGATGCACAGTTACTGGCCATCTGTCTCTTCAAACCCATCAGCTTCACAACATGAAAGAGATCATGCCGAATGGATCGAAAAGACAGAAAAAATCGTTTTTTCGAGGACACTGGAAAAAGTCGAATGGAACAATTCCAGACTGGTTAAGTAAGATGTCATGAAAGAGATCAACAACCTCAAACAGCAGCCTGGTCAGGATATGGTCATACTCGGAAGTCCAAGGTTCGCACATTACCTTATGCAGCTAGATTTAATAGATGAGTATAAAATTACAGTTTCTCCCGTTCTGATCGGGAGCGGGCTGCCGTTATTCCAAGGTATCAAAAATAAGATCAATCTTAAGCTAATTGAAAACAAGTCATTTGACTCTGGCGCCATAGGGCTCGTTTACCAGACGATTAAATGAACTTGCTGCCCCAAATGAGTTTAAGCAAAGGCATCACAAAGACAGCATACTTTTCAGATTCTCCTTCAACATAACTCAATCACATCATTTTTCGAAAAACTAATATTTATTGTTTTGACGTGATCCTTATGGGAGTGCGTCTTTTTGTTTACAGCATTTAAGAATTAATTAAGAACTACATAAGAAATCATTTAGAATTGCTCCTTACAATGAGTACATGTCAGCCGATGAGGTGACAAAAACGAATTTGAGAAGGAGTTTTTTATATGTTCAAAAAAGTAGGTTATTACTCCGTTTTATCCCATCTTTGGATCCAGTGGATCATATTGGGGGGAATCTTGCTTAATACATTTATGGTTTATCCAAATATTTTTCACAACGTACCGGAGACGTTGGAATCATCGATGGACTGGATGCAAGTCGCAAGTCCACACACCTACTTTCCGCCATTGGGGTTTGTCAGTATCCTGACGGGTGTCCTGGCAGGAATCTTTGTGTGGAAAGTGAAACCGGCAAGAAAATGGGTACTCTTCAGCCTGATGGCCATCATATTAGAAGGGGCAGCCTCCATCCTGTTTGAGTGGCCGCGGAATGAAATCATGTTTATGGAAGGTGCTGACATCCATTCTGTAGAATTTCTAAAACAAACGGTGAAGGAATTCAAAATGGTCCATTGGTTCAGGGTGATGTGTAATGTCTTTGGTTCATTGTTCATTTTTATAGGATTTATAAAGTTTGATCGTTTTATGACCTCGGAACATCAAGGGGAGAATCGTAAATAATATAAACACGTGCCGGACAGTCCGTTTTGAGAAACGTCCGGGTTGTTCGATCATTGTAAGTCGAAAGAGGAGGTGACAGTGCGATGTCCATAAAGAAAAGACTGATCTTATCGAATATCGGGATGATTTTTATCCCGATAATCAGTTTAATCATTGTCGAACTTGGTGTCGGATATGTGTTTTTTTATGTGCTTGGAAAGAAACCTGAAGGGGAGGATATGCAGGTCTTTCAAACCTTTCGTTTTGGGGCGATGATCGTGATACTCTTCGTCACCAACGGGATCCTGACGTATTTTATTTCAAGGAGTATCCTTGGACCAATCAAGAGTTTATCCATGGCGGCAAAAAAGATCAGTGAAGGGAATCTCGATTACAGCTGTGCTTCAGAGCAAGAGGATGAATTGGGGCAATTGTCCAATACTTTTGAAGAGATGCGGTTGAAACTGAAGGAAGCGTCGGTGGTTCAGCAGCAGTACGAACTGAATCGCCAGGAGCTCATTGCCAGTATTTCGCATGATATCAAGACGCCACTGACCTCGATCAAAGGATATGTGAGCGGCATTCAGGATGGAGTGGCGGACACGCCTGAGAAGGTGAATCGTTATATTTCCAAGATTGAAAAAAACGCTCACGATATGGATGCCCTCATCGATGAACTGTTTCTCTATTCCAAACTGGACCTTGAACAAATTCCATTTACATTTGAGAAGATCAAACTGGACGATTATTTTCAAGACTTTATTGAAGAACTCTCGTTAACCCTTGAACATGACCATGGGAAAGCGGTACTGATCCATGATCCTCTAAAGTCTTATGCCGTGAGGGCGGACAGGGAAAAATTAAACAGGGTCGTCATGAATATCACACAAAACAGTCTGAAGTATATGGACAAATCAGTGAAAGTAATACAGGTCATCCTCAGTGAGAACAACAATGAAGTCCAGGTGGAAATCAAAGACAATGGGAGCGGAATCCCCAAAAAGGATCTATCCAATATCTTTGACAGCTTCTACCGGACAGATGAATCGAGGAATTCAGCCACGGGAGGCACCGGGCTCGGACTGTCGATTGCCAAAAAAATCATCGGAAATCACGGCGGGAAAATCTGGGCAGAGAGTGAGCCGGGAGTGGGAACGAGCATTTATTTTACATTGAAAAAGGTGAATGAGCGTGAAGAAAATATTGATTATTGAAGATGAGATGGATATTGCTGAACTGGAAAGGGATTATTTAGAGGTGAACGGATTTGGCAGTGATATCGCTTCGACAGGGGAGGAAGGGCTGAGACTTGCAAGGACACATTCATACAACCTCATCCTGTTGGACTTAATGCTGCCGGGAATCGACGGGTTTGCATTATGCAAAAAGCTCCGGGAATTCTTAGATATTCCGATTCTTATGGTGACCGCCCGAAAAGAAGACATTGATAAAATCAGGGGATTCGACCGCGGAGCAGATGATTATATCGTGAAGCCCTTCACACCGAGTGAACTTATTGCCCGGGTAAAGGCGCATATGTCAAGATACGACCGATTAATCAGTCGGGAAGCCCCGAAAGATGAAATCGAAATCAAGAACCTCAGGGTGGACCTCGATTCCCGGAGAGTATACGTGGACAATGAAGAAAAACCATTAACCGCAAAAGAATTCGATTTATTGGTGTTCCTGGCCACCCATCCTGACAGGGTCTTCACAAAGGAACATCTATTCGAAAGACTCTGGGGATATGATTCTTTCGGGGACATCACGACGGTCACCGTCCATATTAGAAAAATCAGGGAGAAAATTGAAGAGGACCCCTCAGATCCTGTATTCATTGAAACCATTTGGGGCGTAGGCTATCGATTCAAGAAGCAATAGGGAAGGGGGGCCTTACAAGTGGAAGCTACCAAGAAGTATATGAAAGAGATAATCCGTCGTTTCCCTGACATCCATATGGAATCGGTTCAAGTACTTGGCGAAGGGAGGATGAGTATCGTCCTTGAAGTCAATGATCGGTGGGCATTCCGTTTTGCAAAGAACGAAGGGGGATCAATGGATCTTGAGAAGGAAATCAGCATCTTGCCTGCCATTCAGCCTAAGCTATCATTGTCCATCCCATTTTTTGAGTTTGTAGGCAGGCAGGAAAATGGGCTTTATTTTGTAGGGTATAGGAAGCTGCCTGGTGTGCTCCTTGAAGAAGATTCCATTTCGAGACTCAGTCGGATTCAAGTCAGGAATCTGATCGGATCACTTTCTAAATTTATGAAAAGTCTGCAAGCGATTTCGGTTGAATCGGTGGCATACCGGGCTTTACCTGCCGTAAACCTTGAAACCAAGTACTTACAGCTGTTTAAAGAAGCAAAAGAGAAAGTGTTCCCCTTTACTGACGTCAAAACAAGAGACTACATCTCTGGCCGGTTTAACTCGTTTTTACAACATCCTGATTATCATACATATACACCCACATTGATTCATGGGGATCTTTCCCCCAATCATTTCCTTATTGATACCGAAACAGGTGAACTGACAGGGATCATCGACTTCGGAGATATGTGCCTATGTGACCCCGACTATGAATTACTATATATCCTTGAGGATTGTGGAAAGGAATTTACAAGAGATTTATTACGTTCGCTGGGATATTCAAACGTAGAAGAGAGGATTGAAAAAATCTCTTACTTTGTTACATTCGATCAGATTCAGTATATGATTGATGGGATTATCAGGGGAAATGAAGAGTGGGTGGAGGAAGGATTGCTGGAGCTTGGGAAAGAGTTGGGAGGGTGTATGGGGAAATAGGCAATTGAGAGGATTCCGGCAGCCGCGGGGACAGGTGCCTTGGCGCTTACTTACCAGGTCTGACAAATACACGGAAAAATTCCGCTTATGTCGTCTTTGCTAATAGAAAAGACCTGAAATAGAAGAAAAAATTCCGCTTAATTTCCCCAAATACAACGTTCATTTTGAATGTAAGCGGAAAATCTCCGCTTATTTTTTTTTGAGAAACGGCTTATCCCTTTGCCATAATCAGTTTGAAGTTTGTATGATCACGTCTTTACAAAACCATAACTTTCTATTAAAAACGGGTCAAAACTACTGTGCTACCTTGAAGATGACAAAAGCACAGGGAGGTTTTCCATGTCTTTGAGTAAATGGATGTTGGCAGCAATCGCAACGGGGGTGTTTTTCATCGGATCATCATTTGCGTCATCTTCCACCGACCCTGGAGAGTATATTTCCGTGCAGCTTCTGGGAGTCAATGATTTTCATGGCCAGCTGGAAACGGTTCGAACCAGGAATGGAAAGCAGGTAGGCGGTGCTGAATACTTGGCGGCCTATTTAAAAAAGCACCGGCAGGAAAACGAAAATACCCTGTTGGTCCATTCTGGTGACATGGTTGGTGCAAGCTCACCTGTGTCATCTCTTATGCAGGATGAACCTGCCGTCGAATGGATGAACGAGGTCGGATTTGATATCGGGACGTTAGGGAATCATGAGTTCGATGAAGGAACGGAGGAGATGTTCAGACTCCTTGATGGCGGCAAACATGAGAAAACGGGTACCTTTGAAGGGGCGGCTTTTCCATACACAGCTGCCAATGTTATCGATAAAAAGACAGGGAAAACCATTTTACCACCATATTTAATCAAAGAAGTCGATGGGGTGCCCATCGGGTTTATCGGGGTAGTCACGACAGAAACGAAAGATATCGTCCTGCCAAGCGGGATTGAGGAAGTTGAATTCACGGATGAAGTCACTGCCATTAATCAAAGCGTAAAAGAATTGAAGGCAAAAGGAGTTCGGTCCATCGTCGTTCTCGGGCATGTTTCCGCTTCTTCAAATGAGGACGGAACAAATCCTGCTCAAGACGCCGCTGAATTTGCCCCCCGCATCGATGATGAAGTAGATATCATCTTCGGCGGCCATAGTCACGGCTTTGCCAATACATCAGTTGATGGGAAATTGATTGTTCAATCATACTCATATGGAACTGCCTTTTCAGATGTAGATCTCCTGATCGACCGGGAGACGAAGGACATCGTCAATAAGCAGGCAGCCATCCTATCCACCTATCACGATGGAATACTGCCTGACAAAAAAATCAAACAGATGGTCGATTCTTACTCCGCAGACAAGCAGATGATGCTGGACCAGAAAATGGGTCAGGCCGAAGCCCCCATCACGAAAGAAAAAACCGCCAGCGGGGAGCGGCCGATTGGAAATCTTATCGCAGATTCACATCGGGAGAACATGCACACCGACATCGCATTCATGAATCCGGGTGGAATCCGGGCGAACCTGGATGAGGGGGAACTTACTTGGGGAGACCTGTACACCATGCTCCCCTTCGGCACCAACCTGGTCAAACTATCATTGACCGGCGCCGAGATTAAAGAGGCACTGGAACAGCAGTGGACAGGCAATTTTCAAACCATCATGCAGACATCGGGGCTCGACTACACGTACGACAAAGACGCACCACCTGGCCATAAAGTAGTAGCGATGACTGATAGAGATGGAAACGCCATTCAGCCGGACCAGACATATACCGTAGCCCTCACAAATTATCTTGCAACCGGTGGAGACGGATTCACTGCCTTTAAAAAAGGCAATGATTCTGTGGAAGGCCCGCCGACATTGGACTCATTCATTACCTATATCATTGAATCAGGCGGAAGCGTAGCACCACCTGAGACAGGTCGGATCAAGGTACAGTAAAAATAAAACAGTAGAGCGGGGCAGATCCCGCTCTACTGTTTTATTTTCATTTATTTAATGGAAGAGGAGTATTGCTCAAATCTATAATATTTGAAATAATTGGAATTATCTTGTTTTTAATATTAGTTACCAAGTATTGAAGCAGCAGGAGTACAGTAGCTGAGGATCAGGAAGCAGACTAGTTAAATAACAAGAGTCCCTAAAATGGATTTTAAAAAAGTAGGCGGTGTACATTTATGAGTAATCATCCTGTTGTGAAACCATATTCTATTATATATCAAACTCAAGTCGTAGATTTAATTCTACATATCCAGCAACAAGAATATAACATTCCGATAACCAAGAAGGATCAACCCGATTTGTTTAACATAGAAGATGTTTATCAGATGGGTAAGGGCAACTTTTGGGTAGCAGTTTATAACGATCATATCGTTGGTACAATCAGTCTATTAGATATAGGAAATAATCAAGTGGCATTAAGGAAGATGTTTGTACATAAAGAATTTCGAGGAAAACAATATAAAACGGCCAGTCTGTTATTAAATAATGCAATTAACTGGGCAAAAGAGCATTCAATAAAAGCCGTGTATCTTGGAACCACACCGCAATTTCTAGCCGCCCACCGATTTTACGAGAAAAATGGATTTACAAGTATAGCTATTGAAGAATTGCCTGAGAATTTCCCAGTATTAGAGGTCGATAAAAAGTTCTATTATTATTCGGTTTAATAGACTTCAACAATAGGTGGGGACAATAACTGATCCAGCTATCTTGAATTATCAGGCAGATTAAAGAAAGAATAGAATTGAGGTGAAATAAATGTCTCAAGATGGAATTGTCTTAGTAGCAAGTGTATCAATCTTACGTCATGGTAAAGTCTTGATGATAAAAGAAAACAAACCCAATGCCGTCCATAAGTGGAACTTTCCGAGTGGGCATATAGAGTATGGTGAGGATATTCTTTATTCAGCTAAAAGGGAAGTGAAAGAGGAAACGGGTTTAGATGTAAAGCTGATTGGCACGACCGGAGTATACAATTTCACCAGTAATACGAACGATCAAGTCATTCTATTTCATTTTATTGGTGAGATTACTGGAGGTACATTACATCTTGAAGAAGATGAAATTACTGACAGCAGGTGGATAAAAACGAATGACCTTTTAGCATTAGAAAAAGAGGATTTGCGAGAACCGCATGTATTAAAACAAATCATTCATAACTTAGTAGAAGAAAATATCTATTCCATTAGCGTCATGAATGAGCAACTTTTTAAGGGCTAATATAAATTTACATAATATTTTAAAAGGAGATGTTTCTTTGTTCCTATTCACATCAGCGCAATCAACAACAACCGTAAATACCGGTGATATTATTTTTCAGTTGGTGTCTTTAGTATTTCTTTTGGCCATTCCAGTGGGCATCATTCTATTTGTCGTTATTCTGAGGAGAAGAAATAGCAGGCTAAAACGGGTCGAAGAAAAATTAGATAAGCTTTTAGCAGATAAGGATAATAGTAAAGTATAACTTTTGATAGGTTTATCAATGGGTTATCTCCCTCCTTTCATATTACTTTTTGAAAATTCTATAATTTGATATGATGGACTTTGTAATCAGGAAAATTAAGTATACAGAGGGAGTGCTTAAACATATGGAATACATTACGCTTAATAATGGGCTGAAGATGCCAATTGTAGGGACAGGTACAAATACGTATGGGAAAGAAAACAATGACTATAACGCAGCGTTAACAAATGAAATTCCAGAACTCCTATCAGCACTTGAGTTGGGGTACCGTTCAATCGATGCAGCCATCATGTATCGAAACGAAGAACTTGTCGGAAGAGTGTTAGCAGAGAGCACAGTGCCTCGGGAAGAGTTATTTATTACGACAAAGGTTCCAGCCAATGAAGAATATATTTCTTCGAAGGAAGCTACCCGAGCAGCCATCGAAAACAGTTTAAAAAACTTTCAAACAGACTATCTGGATCTGCTTCTTATTCACTTTCCTATCGAAGACAAAGGACAACTTCAAAACACGTGGGAAGTCTTTGAAGAATACTACGAAGCGGGCAAACTAAGAGCAATCGGCGTTTCAAACTTTAAAAAAGAGCATCTGGAAGAATTGAATGAATTCGCTAAAGTGAAGCCAGCCGTTAATCAAATTCAAATTAACCTAAAAGAACCTAACAAAGATCTCCTTGAAGTTTTAAAAGAAGAGGGCATTACACCCGTTGCATGGGGACCTATGAAAGCCGAAGCCCATCAACAAGAGGCTTTGGATGAAATTGGTGAATCCTATAAAAAATCAGGCGCACAAGTTTTACTAAAATACCAAATCCAACGTGGTGTGATTGTTATTCCTAAATCTCACAACCCTGAAAATCAAGCATCTAATCTAGATCTTTTTGATTTCGAATTGTCTGCAGAAGATATGAAAAGAATTGAAAACTTATAATTCCTTTGTCCTTGATCCTAGTGATATTGATAGTATCGCTAGGATTTTGATTTATTAAAAGCCAAGTGATTGGCTCTATTGATAAATAGCTTCATTGTTTTTACAGTCATAGTTAAGTTTACAAAGAAATTTAAGAATGGGTAGAATTTTGGCGTTGCGTAAAATGGGGGTAACAAGGTGGACATTAATCAAATCATCATAAATAACTTAGTAACAAAATTTGTACAAATAAAAAGTAGAATGTTGTCTGTCATAAATCAACTTTCTAATGATGATATTAATTGGAGACCCAATGAAGAAAGTAATAGTATTTCTAATTTGGTCATACATATTGCAGGGAATATACATCAAAGAATTGAGGTGGGTATCTGTGGTCTTCAAGATAATAGAGATAGGGATGAGGAGTTTAATATCAACAAAATAGTAAGTAAAGAAGAAGTAATTGATATGATAGAGAGTCATTTTGAAATTTTAGATAAAACGATTAAAGATCTTGATTTTAACGAATATTTAAGACCACAAAAGGTACGGAATAATGAAGTAACCGTATTGGATGTCCTTTTACAATGTGCCTCTCATTTTTCGGAACATCTGGGCCAAATCTTGTACATAGGAAAAATGAGACTTAATAATGAGTATATTTCAACTTCAATTCCCAGGAAAAAATAAATGAAAGGACTAATCATAAAATCTCCCTGGATTGAACTCATATTGGAAGGGAAAAAGACATGGGAAATCAGGGGTTCCAATACAAAAATACGAGGACCAATCGCTCTTATAAAGAGTGGTTCAGGTATGGTTTACGGTGAAGTAAATGTAAGTGATAGTAAAGAGTTGACCTTAAAAGATTACCAAGTAAGCAACGAATTTCATCGTGTTCAAAGTGAGAGTTCACAAGCATTACCTTATAAAAAAACGT
The DNA window shown above is from Rossellomorea vietnamensis and carries:
- a CDS encoding PadR family transcriptional regulator → MIPLLILGLLIQNPGAHGYELLSLMEKRHYKYIVNYTKGSFYYNLQQLEEKGFIEGTHEVRSNNGRDIHTFKITSLGIEEFEKLMAKYGTKSEYVNLPVYGALLFADVFDKHKLVELIQSQIDQTEDRIALLDEYLATIEESPGKIDYFGRMNENSRSHHLVNLKWFKELKADIESAND
- a CDS encoding sialate O-acetylesterase, whose amino-acid sequence is MIKSFLMLGQSNMAGRGFLHDVEPIYNEKIKMLRNGQWQMMTEPINYDRPVAGVSLAASFADLCSKANPDDEIGLIPCAEGGSSLNDWHPQGTLFKHALSEARFALETSEICGILWHQGESDSHQSLHETFYDKLSLIVETLRSELNLQNVPLIIGELGHFLGKEGFGKYSSEYQEINQELRRFAHEQPNCYVVSAEGLTANPDGIHLNAVSQRKFGFRYFEAFSNKCHISGPLADENQSLKINHTYSKNEQIYIHSMNLAQGKITYAEFEAQMAKVMHP
- the bla gene encoding class A beta-lactamase, whose product is MMLKSVRMLKILMCVGLLSLSLFGNGLKQTEAKEKATGHGTGHKFMQLEKKFDARLGVYAIDTGTNQTVAYRPDERFAYSSTFKALAAGLVLQQNSMDELDEVITYTRDDLVTYSPITEQHVDTGMTLREICDAAIRYSDNTAGNLLLEELGGPDGFENALRQIGDHVTEADRFETDLNSAIPGDIRDTSTARALATNLKALTVDDVLPHDKRTILTDWMRGNTTGDELIRAGVPKGWEVGDKTGAGGYGTRNDIAIVWPPNRAPIIIAILSSRDTEDAAYDNELIAKAAKVVLKEFK
- a CDS encoding DinB family protein, with protein sequence MYVTIADFIREWNWEATLTQEVLEGLTDDSLNQKVYPEGRSLGRIVWHFTTNIPEYLTHFGLNVDGVENEENVPASAKEMAETFKNISSSAVKAIEQQWTDESLKEVQIAFGREETNAQVLMGLIKHIIHHRGQITILMRQAGIKPFGVYGPPKEDWIHLGVENPPL
- a CDS encoding HAMP domain-containing sensor histidine kinase — translated: MSIKKRLILSNIGMIFIPIISLIIVELGVGYVFFYVLGKKPEGEDMQVFQTFRFGAMIVILFVTNGILTYFISRSILGPIKSLSMAAKKISEGNLDYSCASEQEDELGQLSNTFEEMRLKLKEASVVQQQYELNRQELIASISHDIKTPLTSIKGYVSGIQDGVADTPEKVNRYISKIEKNAHDMDALIDELFLYSKLDLEQIPFTFEKIKLDDYFQDFIEELSLTLEHDHGKAVLIHDPLKSYAVRADREKLNRVVMNITQNSLKYMDKSVKVIQVILSENNNEVQVEIKDNGSGIPKKDLSNIFDSFYRTDESRNSATGGTGLGLSIAKKIIGNHGGKIWAESEPGVGTSIYFTLKKVNEREENIDY
- a CDS encoding response regulator transcription factor, encoding MKKILIIEDEMDIAELERDYLEVNGFGSDIASTGEEGLRLARTHSYNLILLDLMLPGIDGFALCKKLREFLDIPILMVTARKEDIDKIRGFDRGADDYIVKPFTPSELIARVKAHMSRYDRLISREAPKDEIEIKNLRVDLDSRRVYVDNEEKPLTAKEFDLLVFLATHPDRVFTKEHLFERLWGYDSFGDITTVTVHIRKIREKIEEDPSDPVFIETIWGVGYRFKKQ
- a CDS encoding phosphotransferase family protein, which codes for MEATKKYMKEIIRRFPDIHMESVQVLGEGRMSIVLEVNDRWAFRFAKNEGGSMDLEKEISILPAIQPKLSLSIPFFEFVGRQENGLYFVGYRKLPGVLLEEDSISRLSRIQVRNLIGSLSKFMKSLQAISVESVAYRALPAVNLETKYLQLFKEAKEKVFPFTDVKTRDYISGRFNSFLQHPDYHTYTPTLIHGDLSPNHFLIDTETGELTGIIDFGDMCLCDPDYELLYILEDCGKEFTRDLLRSLGYSNVEERIEKISYFVTFDQIQYMIDGIIRGNEEWVEEGLLELGKELGGCMGK
- a CDS encoding bifunctional metallophosphatase/5'-nucleotidase; the encoded protein is MSLSKWMLAAIATGVFFIGSSFASSSTDPGEYISVQLLGVNDFHGQLETVRTRNGKQVGGAEYLAAYLKKHRQENENTLLVHSGDMVGASSPVSSLMQDEPAVEWMNEVGFDIGTLGNHEFDEGTEEMFRLLDGGKHEKTGTFEGAAFPYTAANVIDKKTGKTILPPYLIKEVDGVPIGFIGVVTTETKDIVLPSGIEEVEFTDEVTAINQSVKELKAKGVRSIVVLGHVSASSNEDGTNPAQDAAEFAPRIDDEVDIIFGGHSHGFANTSVDGKLIVQSYSYGTAFSDVDLLIDRETKDIVNKQAAILSTYHDGILPDKKIKQMVDSYSADKQMMLDQKMGQAEAPITKEKTASGERPIGNLIADSHRENMHTDIAFMNPGGIRANLDEGELTWGDLYTMLPFGTNLVKLSLTGAEIKEALEQQWTGNFQTIMQTSGLDYTYDKDAPPGHKVVAMTDRDGNAIQPDQTYTVALTNYLATGGDGFTAFKKGNDSVEGPPTLDSFITYIIESGGSVAPPETGRIKVQ
- a CDS encoding GNAT family N-acetyltransferase, which translates into the protein MSNHPVVKPYSIIYQTQVVDLILHIQQQEYNIPITKKDQPDLFNIEDVYQMGKGNFWVAVYNDHIVGTISLLDIGNNQVALRKMFVHKEFRGKQYKTASLLLNNAINWAKEHSIKAVYLGTTPQFLAAHRFYEKNGFTSIAIEELPENFPVLEVDKKFYYYSV
- a CDS encoding NUDIX hydrolase; translation: MSQDGIVLVASVSILRHGKVLMIKENKPNAVHKWNFPSGHIEYGEDILYSAKREVKEETGLDVKLIGTTGVYNFTSNTNDQVILFHFIGEITGGTLHLEEDEITDSRWIKTNDLLALEKEDLREPHVLKQIIHNLVEENIYSISVMNEQLFKG